One Rosa chinensis cultivar Old Blush chromosome 5, RchiOBHm-V2, whole genome shotgun sequence genomic region harbors:
- the LOC112202159 gene encoding uncharacterized protein LOC112202159 isoform X1 — MPRFRGHKASHSRSTSSPSGLGYDVFLSFRGEDTRKNFTDHLYTALVNAHFRTFRDDPELERGENIKEKLENAIRQSWSSVIVFSKDYTSSRWCLDELVLILERKRTSKHVVLPVFYDVSPSELRKAEKLGRSHSDGVLAKAKAKAGLNKKNKKKQSPEKSSRWKEALKEVADLAGMVLENEADGHESKFIQKIVTVIQEKRDQVVDSLSATADHNSSLLSPSGDFAFGFRQLENSENFLLSIWFAKIPDRTIVWYANGDRPAPKGSIVNLTSGSGLVLTTPQGEQLWKSDLTIAGVVAYGDMNDNGNFILKDKKSEKLWETFKNPTDTMLPGQIIERGGRLSSRQSETNYARGRFLIDFQEDGNLVFSAKKPFHSTKTTTGTVPGSEGKQLVFDDSGDFYILRENRGKFTFTAEGRPAGDYYFRSTLNFDGVLVQYFLPKSSVDTVSWKPLWSEPNNTSKSEPDNTSKRTRAMPQGSFLSILIFLCSVLSFWFRKNNQNVFR; from the exons ATGCCTCGGTTCCGAGGTCACAAGGCCTCCCATTCCAGATctacttcttctccttctggACTTGGTTATGACGTGTTCCTCAGCTTCAGAGGTGAAGACACCCGAAAGAACTTCACTGATCACCTCTACACGGCCCTTGTCAACGCCCACTTTCGAACTTTCCGGGATGACCCTGAACTCGAGAGAGGGGAAAATATCAAGGAAAAGCTTGAGAATGCCATTCGACAGTCGTGGAGTTCTGTGATTGTGTTTTCGAAAGACTACACCTCTTCCAGATGGTGTCTGGACGAGCTTGTCTTGATCCTTGAACGCAAGAGGACCTCCAAGCATGTCGTGTTACCGGTTTTCTACGACGTTAGTCCATCTGAACTGAGGAAGGCAGAAAAGCTTGGGAGGAGCCACAGTGATGGAGTTCttgcaaaagcaaaagcaaaagctggacttaataaaaaaaataaaaaaaagcaatCGCCGGAGAAATCGAGTAGGTGGAAGGAAGCACTTAAAGAAGTTGCAGATCTAGCAGGAATGGTTTTAGAAAATGAAGCCGACGG GCACGAGTCAAAGTTCATCCAAAAGATTGTTACAGTGATTCAAGAAAAGCGAGATCAAGTGGTTGATTCTCTCTCTGCAACTGCAGATCACAACTCCTCATTGCTTTCCCCTTCTGGTGATTTTGCCTTTGGATTTCGCCAACTTGAAAACAGTGAGAATTTCTTGCTTTCTATATGGTTTGCCAAGATACCAGACAGAACCATTGTTTGGTACGCAAATGGAGATAGGCCTGCACCCAAGGGATCAATTGTGAACTTGACTTCCGGCAGTGGATTAGTGCTTACAACTCCTCAGGGTGAACAGCTATGGAAGTCTGATCTAACCATTGCTGGTGTTGTTGCTTATGGGGATATGAATGATAACGGTAACTTTATTCTGAAAGATAAGAAGTCAGAAAAGTTATGGGAGACATTCAAGAATCCTACTGATACCATGTTGCCTGGGCAGATAATAGAAAGAGGAGGGAGACTTTCTTCTCGACAATCAGAGACTAACTATGCAAGAGGACGCTTCCTGATAGATTTTCAAGAAGATGGGAATCTCGTGTTTAGTGCCAAAAAACCTTTTCATTCTACTAAAACTACAACGGGGACTGTTCCAGGTAGTGAAGGTAAACAGTTGGTTTTCGATGACTCTGGCGACTTCTATATTCTGCGAGAGAACCGTGGAAAATTCACTTTCACAGCAGAGGGACGCCCAGCAGGGGACTACTATTTCCGGTCAACTCTCAACTTTGATGGGGTTTTGGTTCAATATTTTCTCCCAAAGTCTTCTGTTGACACTGTAAGCTGGAAACCACTTTGGTCAGAACCAAATAACACTAGCAAGTCAGAACCAGATAACACTAGCAAGAGAACCCGCGCGATGCCGCAGGGtagttttctttctattttaatctTTTTATGTTCGGTTTTAAGTTTTTGGTTTAGAAAAAACAACCAAAATGTGTTTAgatga
- the LOC112202159 gene encoding disease resistance protein RUN1-like isoform X2 — protein MPRFRGHKASHSRSTSSPSGLGYDVFLSFRGEDTRKNFTDHLYTALVNAHFRTFRDDPELERGENIKEKLENAIRQSWSSVIVFSKDYTSSRWCLDELVLILERKRTSKHVVLPVFYDVSPSELRKAEKLGRSHSDGVLAKAKAKAGLNKKNKKKQSPEKSSRWKEALKEVADLAGMVLENEADGHESKFIQKIVTVIQEKRDQVVDSLSATADHNSSLLSPSGDFAFGFRQLENSENFLLSIWFAKIPDRTIVWYANGDRPAPKGSIVNLTSGSGLVLTTPQGEQLWKSDLTIAGVVAYGDMNDNDNRKRRETFFSTIRD, from the exons ATGCCTCGGTTCCGAGGTCACAAGGCCTCCCATTCCAGATctacttcttctccttctggACTTGGTTATGACGTGTTCCTCAGCTTCAGAGGTGAAGACACCCGAAAGAACTTCACTGATCACCTCTACACGGCCCTTGTCAACGCCCACTTTCGAACTTTCCGGGATGACCCTGAACTCGAGAGAGGGGAAAATATCAAGGAAAAGCTTGAGAATGCCATTCGACAGTCGTGGAGTTCTGTGATTGTGTTTTCGAAAGACTACACCTCTTCCAGATGGTGTCTGGACGAGCTTGTCTTGATCCTTGAACGCAAGAGGACCTCCAAGCATGTCGTGTTACCGGTTTTCTACGACGTTAGTCCATCTGAACTGAGGAAGGCAGAAAAGCTTGGGAGGAGCCACAGTGATGGAGTTCttgcaaaagcaaaagcaaaagctggacttaataaaaaaaataaaaaaaagcaatCGCCGGAGAAATCGAGTAGGTGGAAGGAAGCACTTAAAGAAGTTGCAGATCTAGCAGGAATGGTTTTAGAAAATGAAGCCGACGG GCACGAGTCAAAGTTCATCCAAAAGATTGTTACAGTGATTCAAGAAAAGCGAGATCAAGTGGTTGATTCTCTCTCTGCAACTGCAGATCACAACTCCTCATTGCTTTCCCCTTCTGGTGATTTTGCCTTTGGATTTCGCCAACTTGAAAACAGTGAGAATTTCTTGCTTTCTATATGGTTTGCCAAGATACCAGACAGAACCATTGTTTGGTACGCAAATGGAGATAGGCCTGCACCCAAGGGATCAATTGTGAACTTGACTTCCGGCAGTGGATTAGTGCTTACAACTCCTCAGGGTGAACAGCTATGGAAGTCTGATCTAACCATTGCTGGTGTTGTTGCTTATGGGGATATGAATGATAACG ATAATAGAAAGAGGAGGGAGACTTTCTTCTCGACAATCAGAGACTAA